The Phalacrocorax carbo chromosome 11, bPhaCar2.1, whole genome shotgun sequence genome includes a region encoding these proteins:
- the NKAP gene encoding NF-kappa-B-activating protein, whose protein sequence is MAPASRSRSPPAASPDRRGRRSRSRSRERNGLKRPSHRRSRSWSRSRERTPSGTRSAAHHHHHHHHGKAWPEYYEKEKEEILRQRRLNERERIGELGAPEVWGLSPKVPDPDSDEHTPVEDEEAKSKSSSSDSSSEEEKKKKKKKRKKKKRKASKRKRRKHSEDSDSESESEQNSSDDDKKKSKKKKKKNRKKRYKKKKNKKSRKESSDSSSEDSDDETLQGEDLWIERSKNTEADSLIGPEAPKTHASQDDRPLNYGHALLPGEGAAMAEYVKAGKRIPRRGEIGLTSEEIASFESSGYVMSGSRHRRMEAVRLRKENQIYSADEKRALASFNQEERRKRENKILASFREMVYRKTKGKEEK, encoded by the exons ATGGCGCCGGCGTCGCGGTCCCGCAGCCCGCCGGCCGCCAGCCCCgaccgccgcggccgccgctcccgctcccgctcccgggAACGCAACGGCCTGAAGCGGCCGAGCCACCGGCGGAGCCGCAGCTGGTCCCGCTCCCGGGAGCGTACCCCCAGCGGGACGCGCTCCGCCgcgcaccaccaccaccaccaccaccacggcAAGGCCTGGCCCGAGTACTAcgagaaggagaaggaggagatcCTGCGGCAGAG GAGGCTGAACGAGCGAGAGAGAATTGGAGAACTGGGGGCACCTGAAGTCTGGGGACTGTCCCCGAAGGTTCCTGACCCCGA ttCCGATGAACATACACCGGTAGAAGACGAAGAGGCAAAATCTAAGAGTAGTTCTTCAGATTCCAGCTCAGAAG aggagaaaaagaaaaagaagaagaaaaggaagaagaaaaagcgGAAGGCATCCAAAAGAAAACGCAGGAAACATTCTGAGGACAGCGACAGTGAGTCGGAGTCCGAGCAGAATTCCAGTG atgacgataaaaagaaaagcaagaaaaagaagaagaagaacaGAAA GAAGAGgtataagaaaaagaaaaataagaagagcagaaaggaaTCCAGTGATTCAAGTAGTGAAGATTCTGATGATGAAACATTGCAAGGGGAAGATCTCTGGATTGAGAGATCAA aaaatacagaagctgATAGCTTGATTGGACCAGAAGCTCCCAAAACTCATGCATCTCAGGATGATAGGCCTTTGAA ctacGGACATGCCCTCTTGCCTGGTGAAGGTGCAGCAATGGCAGAGTATGTAAAAGCAGGAAAACGTATACCCCGGAGAGGTGAAATCGGCTTGACCAGTGAAGAGATTGCGTCATTTGAGAGCTCCGGTTATGTCATGAGTGGCAGCAG ACATCGCCGAATGGAAGCTGTGCGTCTGCGTAAGGAGAACCAGATCTACAGCGCAGATGAAAAGAGAGCTCTGGCATCCTTCAAccaggaagagaggaggaaacGAGAGAATAAGATCCTTGCAAGCTTTCGAGAGATGGTCTACAGAAAGACTAagggcaaagaagaaaaataa